A genomic stretch from Candidatus Marinarcus aquaticus includes:
- a CDS encoding helicase-related protein — protein sequence MKTSWQDQLHNLLNCDLKTLYPLARSLKRKLYFYVGPTNSGKTYSAMSELKSADCGIYLAPLRLLALEGYESLKEANIPVSLVTGEEQHFDEEAAHVCSTIEMIDFNMDVDVAIIDEVQMLDDIDRGWAWVNAIIGTPANKVIMTGSVNALDAVKKIAEYLGEELEIVRFKRKNPLEVLDKPINLRDLQPGTALIAFSRKNVLMYKERLQKYHKVSVIYGNLSPEVRRDEARRFRDKETDILIATDAIAMGLNLPIKTILFTTCEKFDGVQRRLISPSEIIQISGRAGRYGHHEKGHIGALNKKTLAQVQKLFETPVSTIKPPFKVKASAEQIEAIASHLQTTSLSKVLKFFKRNMSFSGPFVAANIASMIEASSIVDTKFNLKLQDKYMLSQAPMTTKSTIIKQAYEAYIAAVLKSRVVRYKPSITVPKVAKTQKDLLLVEDEVKKISLYLWLSYKLPNLFPDENKARMTRDALNTFIENSLKSNVKLASENREFQSKKRFPKRNSKARGNREKSRGNRKFNS from the coding sequence ATGAAAACATCATGGCAAGACCAACTACACAACCTTTTAAATTGTGATTTAAAAACACTCTACCCACTCGCACGTTCATTAAAACGAAAACTCTACTTTTATGTAGGACCAACCAACAGTGGAAAGACGTATTCTGCAATGAGTGAGCTTAAAAGCGCCGATTGTGGTATTTATTTAGCACCTTTAAGACTGCTTGCATTAGAAGGGTATGAGAGTTTAAAAGAGGCAAATATTCCTGTCTCTTTGGTCACAGGAGAAGAACAACATTTTGATGAAGAAGCAGCGCATGTATGCTCCACCATTGAGATGATTGATTTTAACATGGATGTGGATGTTGCCATTATTGATGAAGTACAAATGCTTGACGATATTGACCGCGGTTGGGCATGGGTCAATGCTATTATTGGTACACCTGCAAACAAAGTCATTATGACAGGCAGTGTCAATGCTTTGGATGCAGTTAAAAAGATTGCTGAGTATTTAGGTGAAGAACTTGAAATTGTACGATTTAAAAGAAAGAATCCATTAGAAGTACTTGACAAACCCATAAATTTAAGAGATTTACAACCAGGTACAGCATTGATTGCTTTTAGTCGAAAAAATGTATTGATGTATAAAGAACGTCTTCAAAAGTATCACAAAGTCTCGGTGATTTATGGAAATCTCTCTCCGGAAGTCAGACGGGATGAAGCACGTCGTTTCAGAGATAAAGAGACCGATATTCTTATAGCCACGGATGCCATTGCCATGGGCTTAAACCTGCCTATTAAAACAATTTTGTTTACCACGTGTGAGAAGTTTGATGGGGTGCAACGACGATTAATCAGTCCCAGTGAAATCATTCAAATATCAGGACGTGCAGGACGATATGGTCATCATGAAAAAGGACATATTGGAGCACTCAATAAAAAGACCTTAGCACAAGTTCAAAAGCTGTTTGAAACCCCTGTAAGTACTATAAAACCACCTTTTAAAGTCAAAGCCAGTGCCGAGCAAATTGAAGCCATTGCGTCACACTTGCAAACCACAAGTTTAAGTAAAGTGTTGAAGTTTTTTAAACGCAATATGAGTTTCAGTGGGCCTTTTGTGGCTGCCAATATTGCTTCAATGATTGAGGCTTCAAGCATTGTGGATACTAAGTTTAATTTAAAACTTCAAGATAAATATATGCTCTCCCAAGCACCCATGACCACAAAGTCAACCATCATCAAACAAGCGTATGAAGCCTATATTGCTGCTGTGTTAAAGTCACGAGTGGTGCGATACAAACCCTCAATTACGGTTCCTAAAGTAGCCAAAACGCAAAAAGATTTATTGCTGGTTGAAGATGAAGTGAAAAAAATCTCACTGTATTTATGGCTTTCATATAAATTGCCCAATTTATTCCCCGATGAAAATAAAGCTCGTATGACCCGAGATGCATTAAATACCTTCATTGAAAACTCACTTAAAAGTAATGTAAAACTTGCTTCTGAAAACAGAGAATTTCAATCTAAAAAACGATTTCCTAAAAGAAACAGTAAAGCGCGTGGCAACAGAGAAAAAAGCCGAGGAAACAGGAAATTTAATTCATAG